From the Desertibacillus haloalkaliphilus genome, one window contains:
- a CDS encoding TIGR03826 family flagellar region protein, with amino-acid sequence MQNLENCPKCGKLFVKGIRTVCNDCHKEVEKMFETVYQFIRRRENRAATMEEVVEATGVSEQQISRFIREGRLQLAQFPNITYPCDSCGKRIREGRICSSCQSNLGKDLKQTTEVEKVSERNRREQEERARKASTYHSLGDRFDEN; translated from the coding sequence ATGCAAAATTTAGAGAATTGCCCAAAATGCGGGAAGCTCTTTGTAAAAGGGATTCGCACGGTTTGTAACGATTGTCATAAGGAAGTTGAAAAGATGTTCGAGACGGTTTATCAATTTATTCGCAGACGTGAAAACCGAGCAGCGACGATGGAAGAAGTCGTTGAAGCTACAGGTGTCTCTGAACAGCAAATAAGTCGTTTTATCCGCGAAGGACGCTTACAGCTCGCACAATTTCCGAACATCACATATCCATGTGACTCATGCGGCAAGCGCATTCGTGAGGGGCGCATTTGTAGCAGTTGTCAAAGTAATCTTGGCAAGGACTTAAAGCAAACAACTGAGGTCGAAAAAGTGAGTGAACGAAACCGACGTGAACAAGAGGAACGAGCGAGAAAAGCGTCAACGTATCATTCATTGGGCGACCGCTTTGACGAAAATTAA
- the flgM gene encoding flagellar biosynthesis anti-sigma factor FlgM, translating to MKINPYHSVQNNPYRKQVSHQQMKTDAVKQRDKVEISPAAKQMQQVSKIETERQEKVEALKEKIASGDYKVDPEAIARKVYDFWSN from the coding sequence GTGAAAATCAATCCATACCATTCGGTTCAGAACAACCCATACCGTAAACAAGTCAGTCATCAGCAGATGAAGACGGATGCGGTCAAGCAGCGTGATAAAGTCGAAATCTCACCAGCTGCCAAGCAAATGCAACAAGTATCGAAAATTGAAACCGAACGCCAAGAAAAGGTCGAGGCGTTAAAAGAGAAGATCGCTTCGGGAGATTACAAAGTTGATCCTGAAGCCATCGCAAGAAAGGTCTATGACTTTTGGTCGAACTAA
- a CDS encoding flagellar protein FlgN, whose protein sequence is MSTTKAIIDVIAKLVKAHQSLNELAKQKTEVLKKGDMPALDKISQQEMAHVQQLQKLEQDRLDFVDRYVKQKGLMTEGVTMDILLEHVPVNERVILKKLQDVLVAEVDTLKQQNELNQQLIEDSLRFVNLSLDLVMPEPDEVNYQRPTTSEPEPQYGRSLFDSKA, encoded by the coding sequence ATGTCAACAACCAAAGCAATTATTGACGTCATCGCAAAGCTCGTGAAAGCACATCAATCGTTAAATGAGTTAGCAAAACAAAAAACAGAAGTACTAAAAAAGGGTGATATGCCTGCTCTTGATAAGATTTCACAGCAAGAAATGGCGCACGTGCAGCAATTACAAAAGCTAGAGCAGGATCGCCTTGATTTTGTCGACCGCTACGTAAAGCAAAAGGGATTGATGACAGAAGGCGTAACGATGGATATCTTACTTGAGCATGTCCCGGTAAACGAACGAGTCATCCTTAAGAAGCTACAAGATGTATTAGTTGCCGAGGTTGATACACTCAAACAGCAAAACGAGTTAAACCAGCAACTGATTGAAGATTCGTTACGGTTTGTGAATCTTTCCCTTGATTTAGTGATGCCAGAACCAGATGAAGTGAACTACCAACGTCCAACGACGAGTGAGCCTGAGCCTCAATATGGACGTTCTCTTTTTGATTCAAAAGCGTAA
- the flgK gene encoding flagellar hook-associated protein FlgK: MISTFHGLETARRGMMTQQSALHTTGHNIANANTEGYTRQRVNFNQTEPYPSIGMNSPKIPGHIGTGVEAGSIQRVREEFLDVQYRNESNKSGYWTARYEALTKMEDIMNEPSEEALANTIDQFWSSLQDLAVHPEDPGARSVVRQRGNAVAETFRYAHDSLSSIRGDYKGQIDTNALEMNSIIRQIDTINKQIGEIEPHGYVPNDLYDERDRLLDQLSDYVNFKTEKVASGGKPSPAAEGKVSVKLIDNAGNELDPPGAIIDGSGEGNPQGIAINYTDDGGYVDSISFGELNDSNQVEGGGEGLSGDEFPQGKIKAAVQAYGFVSNGNQNEGDDEEQGEDGPIIKGDYPEMLANLDEMAYVFATEFNKIHQTGWSLNEINDGSKANNGEGIPFFEVKEDENEGDDPRSGFAGKIKLSDAINESVNNIAAAGAGENIYTGIPLVEGANDNVGNPILRGVFTGVPDDVANGRDIDEIKIDVEYDGDKWGYVVRDEFGATLHNEEEFAPPTASIYGLTIDITELNLTDEEGSYSWSIDGLTVGTREGAFSGDGSNAQALSNIKDERFNFAGSTGNVQSFYRGVIGDMAVDTSEAKRMQDNSNTLRDSVQFNRDSVSNVSLDEEMTNMIQFQHGYNASARMITLVDEMLDRIINGMGVAGR, translated from the coding sequence ATGATTTCAACCTTTCATGGGCTTGAGACCGCCCGTCGCGGCATGATGACTCAACAATCAGCCCTGCATACAACCGGCCACAACATTGCCAATGCCAATACAGAAGGCTACACGAGACAGCGTGTGAATTTTAACCAAACAGAACCATACCCATCGATCGGTATGAACAGCCCGAAGATTCCAGGTCACATTGGTACAGGGGTAGAGGCTGGTTCAATTCAGCGTGTTCGCGAAGAATTTTTAGATGTACAATATCGTAATGAAAGTAATAAAAGTGGTTATTGGACGGCTCGTTATGAGGCATTAACGAAAATGGAAGATATTATGAACGAGCCGTCAGAAGAAGCTCTTGCAAATACGATTGATCAATTCTGGAGCTCATTACAAGACCTTGCCGTACACCCTGAAGATCCTGGTGCACGTTCAGTTGTGCGTCAGCGTGGAAATGCGGTCGCAGAAACGTTCCGCTATGCCCATGATTCACTGTCGTCAATTCGAGGTGATTATAAGGGACAGATTGATACAAACGCGTTAGAAATGAATTCAATTATTCGCCAAATTGATACAATCAATAAACAAATCGGAGAGATTGAACCACACGGCTATGTTCCAAATGACTTATATGACGAGCGAGATCGTCTATTAGATCAGCTTTCGGACTATGTTAACTTTAAGACAGAGAAGGTAGCAAGTGGTGGTAAGCCATCGCCAGCAGCTGAAGGGAAAGTGTCGGTAAAACTTATTGATAATGCTGGTAATGAACTAGATCCACCCGGGGCAATCATCGATGGTTCTGGGGAAGGTAATCCGCAGGGGATAGCGATTAATTATACTGATGATGGTGGTTACGTTGATTCGATTAGTTTTGGTGAGCTTAATGATAGCAATCAAGTTGAAGGTGGCGGTGAAGGCCTATCAGGTGATGAATTTCCCCAAGGGAAAATTAAAGCAGCGGTACAAGCGTATGGTTTTGTGTCCAATGGCAATCAAAATGAAGGTGATGATGAAGAGCAAGGCGAAGACGGCCCTATCATTAAGGGGGATTACCCAGAAATGTTAGCCAACCTTGATGAGATGGCATATGTGTTTGCAACTGAGTTTAATAAAATTCATCAAACGGGTTGGAGCCTCAATGAAATTAATGATGGTTCCAAAGCCAATAATGGTGAAGGGATTCCGTTTTTTGAAGTTAAAGAAGATGAAAATGAAGGTGACGACCCTAGAAGTGGTTTTGCCGGGAAGATCAAACTTTCGGATGCAATTAATGAATCAGTTAATAACATTGCCGCTGCTGGTGCTGGTGAGAATATTTACACAGGTATTCCTCTTGTTGAGGGTGCGAATGACAACGTTGGCAACCCAATTTTACGAGGTGTGTTTACGGGTGTGCCTGATGATGTTGCTAATGGTAGAGATATCGATGAGATCAAAATTGATGTTGAATATGATGGTGATAAATGGGGTTATGTGGTTCGGGATGAATTTGGTGCAACACTCCATAATGAGGAAGAATTTGCTCCACCGACAGCTTCAATTTACGGACTTACAATTGACATTACAGAGCTTAACCTTACAGATGAAGAGGGATCATATAGTTGGAGCATTGATGGTCTCACTGTTGGAACTAGAGAGGGTGCATTCTCTGGTGATGGCAGCAATGCGCAAGCACTATCTAACATAAAGGATGAACGCTTTAATTTTGCGGGCAGTACAGGAAATGTGCAAAGTTTTTATCGTGGAGTGATCGGCGATATGGCAGTCGATACATCGGAAGCAAAACGGATGCAAGATAACTCCAATACGTTACGAGATAGCGTTCAGTTCAATCGTGATTCAGTTAGTAATGTTTCTCTAGATGAGGAAATGACAAATATGATTCAATTTCAACACGGCTACAATGCATCAGCACGGATGATCACATTGGTGGATGAAATGCTTGACCGGATTATTAATGGTATGGGTGTTGCGGGTAGATAA
- the flgL gene encoding flagellar hook-associated protein FlgL produces MRVTQTMLTNNTLRHISQGYDNLGRIQDQLTSGKKITRASQDPVIAMNGMRHRTEVAEITQFKRNVNESYQWLNQADSALDEVTQALQRIRELTVQAANDTYDKSQRANIAKEIIQLNDHIASIGNTQVNGRYIFNGTNTQTPPVDLTKLNNFRNMPTEVSERSVEQVIDNVGNPFGLDGSTIEYDNQTFIADLSGFDVAAGDEITISFPETNELPEATFTAIVDENGQIELSGEEVNQYFNYYYENNGELEDVILELPGGDTIPFIGDGTVDDAGGELRREAPINVSFPADQIAANLSDDINLDTDRDTVYLQTDHGKIKLDLVDGNYVASIDDNFEDYRDGGLIDQAEILVEKPQFNFEFKAEVDTDKNVDLNNYYVTAEINGREHRFIYVGDADGNGVFKNERPIYSNLSLEQLEEKISKPSIGNEKEDLVAVQLKPDASPTSTNIDEVNMELLKGVSMSANIKPQNAFSSSFFADLQEMVEEISDLGDDLEDGEAHEILSGYLGRLDGHIDSVVAERAELGARTNRIELMEWRIMQQEVTAKRILSENEDADMEQVIIDLTTQESVHRAALSAGARIIQPTLMDFLR; encoded by the coding sequence TTGCGTGTCACACAAACGATGTTAACAAACAATACATTACGTCATATAAGTCAAGGCTACGATAACCTTGGTCGCATTCAAGATCAACTTACAAGTGGTAAAAAGATTACAAGGGCATCGCAAGATCCAGTTATAGCGATGAATGGAATGCGTCACCGGACTGAGGTAGCTGAAATTACACAATTTAAACGAAATGTGAATGAATCGTATCAATGGTTGAATCAAGCAGATTCTGCACTAGACGAGGTAACGCAAGCGCTACAACGGATTCGTGAGCTAACTGTACAAGCAGCCAATGATACGTATGATAAGTCACAACGGGCTAATATCGCTAAAGAAATTATTCAATTAAACGATCATATCGCTTCAATTGGTAACACTCAAGTTAATGGGCGCTATATTTTCAATGGTACAAACACACAAACACCACCAGTTGACTTAACGAAATTAAATAACTTTAGAAATATGCCTACTGAAGTGAGTGAGCGGTCGGTGGAACAAGTAATTGACAATGTTGGAAATCCATTTGGCCTTGATGGTAGTACAATTGAGTATGATAATCAAACGTTTATCGCAGACCTCAGTGGGTTTGATGTGGCAGCTGGGGATGAAATAACAATTTCGTTCCCTGAGACTAATGAACTTCCAGAAGCGACATTTACAGCCATTGTCGATGAAAATGGACAAATTGAGTTAAGTGGAGAAGAGGTCAACCAATATTTCAATTATTATTATGAGAATAATGGTGAATTAGAAGATGTTATCCTCGAACTTCCAGGCGGGGATACAATCCCATTTATCGGTGATGGTACAGTTGATGATGCAGGTGGAGAACTCCGCCGAGAGGCACCTATTAACGTTAGCTTTCCAGCCGATCAGATTGCCGCTAATCTCAGTGATGATATCAACCTAGATACAGATAGGGATACGGTTTATTTACAGACTGATCATGGAAAGATAAAACTTGATTTAGTTGATGGAAATTATGTCGCTTCTATTGATGACAACTTCGAAGACTACCGTGATGGCGGTCTCATTGATCAAGCAGAGATTCTCGTTGAGAAGCCACAATTTAATTTTGAATTTAAGGCTGAAGTTGATACTGATAAAAATGTAGATTTAAATAATTACTATGTTACAGCGGAAATTAACGGTAGAGAGCATCGATTCATCTATGTAGGAGATGCGGACGGAAATGGAGTGTTTAAAAATGAACGCCCAATTTATTCTAATTTAAGTTTAGAACAATTAGAAGAAAAAATTAGCAAGCCGTCAATAGGCAACGAAAAAGAAGATTTAGTAGCTGTTCAGTTAAAACCAGATGCATCGCCAACATCAACGAATATCGATGAGGTTAACATGGAGCTTCTAAAAGGGGTTAGTATGTCAGCTAACATTAAGCCACAAAATGCATTTTCATCTAGTTTCTTTGCAGACCTCCAAGAGATGGTCGAGGAAATTAGCGATTTGGGTGATGATTTAGAAGACGGTGAGGCTCATGAAATCTTGTCTGGTTATTTAGGAAGACTTGATGGCCATATTGATAGTGTCGTTGCAGAAAGAGCTGAACTTGGTGCCCGTACTAATCGTATTGAATTAATGGAATGGCGTATCATGCAGCAAGAAGTGACGGCAAAACGAATCTTATCGGAAAATGAAGATGCTGATATGGAACAAGTGATTATCGATTTAACGACACAAGAGAGTGTTCATCGTGCAGCATTATCTGCTGGGGCGCGCATTATCCAGCCGACGTTAATGGACTTTTTAAGATAA
- a CDS encoding DUF6470 family protein produces the protein MQVPSIQISTTNAKIGIQTNRPTLEIKQPHADVQIRQEHFDHVHISRRAAKLYIDQSEAFADAGLKSAMRVNEEAFEKGKQKALQYMAKVSQEGDRLMKIENGGGQIPQIAKANSDLMMKELGLGFVPSSPFKVKFNYDPGELSFNYRRSDPEINITKNDPIINIPKWQTDIYLQQKPSISFSV, from the coding sequence ATGCAAGTACCCTCAATTCAAATTTCAACGACAAATGCAAAGATTGGTATTCAAACGAATCGCCCGACTCTTGAGATTAAACAGCCTCATGCTGATGTTCAGATCCGTCAAGAACATTTTGATCATGTACACATTAGTAGACGAGCCGCAAAGCTTTACATTGATCAAAGTGAGGCGTTTGCTGATGCTGGTTTAAAGAGTGCGATGCGAGTAAATGAAGAAGCTTTTGAAAAAGGTAAACAAAAAGCGTTGCAATACATGGCAAAAGTGTCACAAGAAGGCGATCGACTTATGAAAATCGAAAACGGCGGTGGCCAAATTCCACAAATCGCTAAAGCAAACAGTGATCTAATGATGAAAGAATTAGGCTTAGGTTTTGTGCCATCATCACCGTTTAAAGTGAAATTTAATTACGATCCAGGTGAGCTATCATTTAATTACCGTCGTAGTGATCCTGAAATCAATATTACAAAGAATGATCCAATCATTAATATCCCAAAATGGCAAACAGATATCTACTTGCAACAAAAGCCATCGATCTCGTTTAGCGTTTAA
- the fliW gene encoding flagellar assembly protein FliW, translating to MKVQSKYLGEVEVSDDRIIHFESGLPAFEDKKQFVILPFGDEAPFFILQSIDEVEIAFVIVNPFDFFNEYQVKLPDSTIEMLEIEKEEDVAIFAMLTVQEPFANTTANLQAPVVINAKKQKGKQVVLSDSGYKTKHQLMPVTASSSQEGR from the coding sequence ATGAAAGTACAGTCAAAGTATCTCGGTGAAGTGGAAGTAAGCGATGATCGTATTATTCACTTTGAGAGCGGATTACCGGCATTTGAAGATAAGAAGCAGTTTGTGATTTTACCATTCGGTGATGAGGCACCGTTTTTTATTTTGCAATCGATCGACGAGGTCGAGATCGCGTTTGTGATCGTGAATCCGTTCGACTTTTTCAATGAGTATCAAGTGAAGCTCCCAGATTCGACAATTGAGATGCTTGAGATTGAAAAGGAAGAGGACGTTGCGATCTTTGCGATGCTGACCGTTCAAGAGCCATTTGCAAACACGACTGCAAACTTACAAGCACCAGTTGTAATTAACGCCAAAAAACAAAAAGGAAAGCAAGTCGTTCTCAGTGATAGTGGATATAAAACGAAGCATCAACTTATGCCAGTGACTGCCTCAAGTAGTCAGGAGGGAAGATAA
- the csrA gene encoding carbon storage regulator CsrA gives MLVLTRKLKESIQIGDDIEIKIVAIDGDQIKIGIDAPKHVDIHRKEVYLAIQEENSEAANTTVDALQQLLQGSDPFKGQNR, from the coding sequence ATGCTTGTCCTCACACGCAAACTCAAGGAATCAATCCAAATCGGTGATGACATTGAAATTAAAATTGTCGCGATTGATGGCGACCAAATCAAGATCGGTATCGATGCCCCAAAGCACGTTGATATCCACCGCAAAGAAGTCTATCTTGCGATTCAAGAAGAGAATAGTGAAGCCGCGAATACGACCGTCGATGCATTGCAGCAATTGTTGCAGGGGTCTGACCCCTTTAAAGGACAAAATCGCTAA
- a CDS encoding YecA family protein yields MSIKRNDPCPCGSGKKYKKCCLQQANVIELSEVKERRFFEQRDHLTSKLLHYVYSHVPEHEQRQLYRSFTHQLEGHLDESLLESYFSFWLSTVHRFDNGKRGVEMFVEEEAKRFSPSEQRILNEWGAIKPRLIQYIEPTDGGIIVLDLYSDERFFMPYCETLPENLAPWSVAVMLLEPFKDGYCMHGIALWQAPIQLWQVKEFVDEKVKTNNSDVTTVLSDYFLDIFMLLDGDEQEEMQDELTETTVVYDITDYDDVLTTFLNEQSQLFIDNFDGEVARWSWCGDWYRYEDYASPGAINLAKVNGTITVTPETLTFKTTDESNLASFKTWLATLTHSVEYIDETTQTVESALPQTEEMRYCMAFEDKDTPEHFSLYAQLHMQMHELENEVIAAIGDETVGTYLERGERERVDFWLQAQEHHMYMLMRHNENIDILPDFNYVRRQLGLPKSYFVPFERHTALVAADNPMKGLLDPEEIALYEALGFTPETASSFYSDDVINFYKEKTSGKSQATERKYRTGLETLVIFLGEHLIYEKASWKAMTETKWDDLFTQELYDMYPNLSQNKLEMILSTVKAFAKWLDKKYDTTHYQTITSLLNEYGTAMKNSIKLMESFYPHRRRYYDDIDKYVQEMINGSGDDEHEDDLTGIFKIEKINKNSIVGVDCYFDDQAYTIAINETDLLEIGMVLEATIRQTAKNRYKIVELESVFPR; encoded by the coding sequence ATGTCGATCAAACGAAATGATCCTTGCCCGTGCGGGAGCGGTAAAAAATATAAAAAATGTTGCTTACAACAAGCAAATGTTATTGAACTATCCGAAGTGAAAGAACGCCGGTTTTTTGAGCAAAGAGATCACCTGACAAGCAAACTACTTCACTATGTATATAGCCATGTACCTGAACATGAGCAGAGGCAGCTCTACCGCAGTTTCACACACCAACTTGAAGGTCACCTTGATGAATCTCTGCTAGAGTCGTACTTTTCCTTTTGGCTCAGCACGGTGCACCGTTTTGATAACGGGAAACGCGGGGTTGAGATGTTTGTTGAAGAAGAAGCGAAGCGGTTTAGTCCAAGTGAGCAACGAATCCTTAACGAGTGGGGGGCGATTAAACCTCGCTTGATTCAATATATCGAACCAACAGATGGCGGGATTATCGTCCTCGACCTTTATAGTGACGAGCGTTTTTTCATGCCGTATTGTGAGACATTACCAGAAAATCTCGCCCCGTGGAGTGTAGCGGTTATGCTGCTAGAGCCCTTTAAAGACGGCTACTGCATGCACGGAATCGCCCTCTGGCAAGCACCGATTCAACTCTGGCAAGTAAAAGAATTTGTCGACGAAAAAGTTAAAACAAACAATAGCGACGTGACCACTGTACTCTCTGATTATTTCCTCGATATCTTTATGTTGTTAGATGGGGACGAGCAAGAGGAGATGCAAGACGAGCTGACGGAAACGACAGTGGTCTATGACATAACAGACTATGATGATGTGCTTACAACGTTTTTGAACGAACAAAGCCAACTGTTCATCGATAATTTTGATGGTGAAGTAGCAAGATGGAGTTGGTGCGGCGATTGGTACCGCTATGAGGATTACGCCAGCCCAGGCGCCATTAACCTCGCAAAAGTCAACGGCACGATCACGGTAACGCCAGAAACGTTAACCTTTAAAACGACAGATGAAAGCAACCTTGCTTCATTTAAAACATGGCTAGCAACGCTTACGCATTCGGTCGAATATATCGATGAAACAACACAAACGGTTGAGTCAGCTTTACCACAAACAGAAGAGATGAGATACTGCATGGCATTTGAAGACAAAGATACACCAGAACACTTCTCACTGTATGCACAATTGCACATGCAAATGCATGAACTTGAAAATGAAGTGATCGCAGCGATCGGTGACGAAACGGTTGGGACGTATCTTGAACGCGGTGAACGAGAGCGTGTCGACTTTTGGCTACAAGCCCAAGAACATCATATGTACATGCTCATGCGCCATAATGAGAACATCGATATTTTGCCTGACTTTAACTACGTCCGCAGGCAACTCGGTTTACCTAAATCGTACTTTGTTCCCTTTGAGCGTCATACAGCGTTAGTAGCTGCAGACAATCCAATGAAAGGCTTGCTTGATCCAGAAGAGATCGCGCTCTATGAAGCGCTCGGTTTCACACCTGAAACAGCATCAAGCTTTTACAGTGACGATGTGATTAATTTTTATAAAGAAAAAACAAGCGGAAAGTCACAAGCAACCGAAAGAAAATACCGAACCGGCCTTGAGACGCTAGTCATTTTCTTAGGTGAACATTTAATCTATGAAAAAGCTTCATGGAAAGCGATGACAGAAACAAAGTGGGATGACCTGTTCACACAAGAATTATATGACATGTACCCTAATTTATCACAAAATAAATTAGAAATGATTTTATCAACAGTAAAAGCATTTGCGAAATGGCTTGATAAAAAATATGACACCACTCACTATCAAACGATCACAAGCCTACTCAATGAGTACGGCACAGCGATGAAAAACAGTATCAAACTGATGGAGAGCTTTTACCCTCACAGAAGGCGCTATTATGATGATATCGATAAATATGTCCAAGAGATGATAAATGGTAGTGGAGACGACGAACACGAAGATGATCTCACTGGCATCTTCAAAATCGAAAAAATAAACAAAAACAGCATAGTCGGCGTTGATTGCTACTTCGACGACCAAGCCTATACCATCGCCATCAACGAAACAGACCTCCTAGAAATCGGCATGGTCCTAGAAGCAACAATCAGACAAACAGCAAAGAACCGCTATAAAATCGTAGAATTAGAATCGGTGTTTCCACGCTAA
- the hag gene encoding flagellin Hag yields MIINNNISALNTHRQMGINQNAQQSSMEKLSSGLRINRAGDDAAGLSISEKMRAQINGLDQASRNSQDGISLIQTAEGALDETHSILQRMRELTVQAGNGTNEPEDLQAIQDEINSLQEEIDGIADRTEFNGKTLLDGSFSDVGGFDTAGAEITDPDTVDSVFLQIGANQDQQLQLNIGNMSADTLGSNIDATDDTKITINDIDVTSFATADPGDSVDGGDAADGFDVQLAAIDDAIQQVSDQRSELGATQNRLEHTIANLDNASENLSAAESRIRDVDMAAEMMEMTRSNILNQASQSMLAQANQTPQSVLQLLG; encoded by the coding sequence ATGATTATTAACAACAATATTTCAGCATTAAACACACACCGCCAGATGGGAATCAACCAAAACGCACAACAATCTTCAATGGAGAAGTTATCTTCAGGTCTTCGTATTAACCGTGCAGGAGACGATGCAGCAGGACTTTCAATCTCTGAAAAAATGCGTGCTCAAATTAACGGTTTAGATCAAGCAAGCCGTAACTCACAAGACGGTATCTCTTTAATTCAAACAGCTGAAGGTGCATTAGATGAAACTCACTCTATCCTTCAACGTATGCGTGAGTTGACTGTTCAAGCTGGCAATGGTACTAATGAACCAGAAGACCTTCAAGCTATTCAAGATGAGATTAACTCATTGCAAGAAGAAATTGATGGAATCGCAGACCGTACTGAATTTAATGGTAAAACTTTGTTAGATGGTAGTTTTTCAGATGTAGGTGGATTTGATACTGCTGGAGCTGAAATTACTGATCCAGATACTGTTGATTCTGTTTTTCTTCAAATTGGTGCAAATCAAGACCAGCAATTACAACTAAACATTGGAAATATGAGTGCTGATACATTAGGATCAAATATTGATGCTACTGATGACACTAAAATCACTATTAATGATATAGATGTTACAAGTTTTGCAACTGCAGATCCTGGAGATAGTGTTGATGGTGGAGATGCTGCCGATGGATTCGATGTTCAGTTAGCGGCAATCGATGATGCAATTCAACAAGTGTCTGATCAGCGTTCTGAACTGGGTGCTACACAAAACCGTTTAGAGCACACAATTGCTAACTTAGACAATGCTTCTGAGAACTTATCAGCTGCAGAATCTCGTATTCGTGACGTTGATATGGCTGCAGAGATGATGGAAATGACTCGTTCAAACATCCTTAACCAAGCATCTCAATCAATGTTAGCTCAAGCAAATCAGACTCCTCAGTCAGTTTTACAACTACTAGGATAA
- a CDS encoding response regulator: MKSQTQIIDVMIIEDDEVAASSYTKFAEKLDSFKVTYIANTAEQALDLLEHHQPKLILLDIFLPDMHGIELLWEIRKKHRGIDIILITASKDTETVGEAIRGGAFSYIIKPVMMNRFIDTLKKYQAMVHKLDEQQLFVQNDVDNLFPSTKKEPAAQPKEDKKQLPKGIDKFTLTRIKDQMATMTESVNADECARLIGVSHSTARRYLEYLASEQIVEITLQHGAVGRPERRYRVKR; the protein is encoded by the coding sequence ATGAAGAGTCAAACTCAAATCATTGATGTCATGATTATAGAAGATGATGAAGTTGCAGCAAGTAGCTATACAAAATTTGCCGAAAAGCTAGATTCATTTAAAGTCACATACATTGCAAACACGGCGGAACAAGCACTAGACTTGCTTGAACACCATCAACCAAAGCTGATTTTACTTGATATCTTCCTACCAGACATGCACGGCATTGAGCTACTATGGGAGATTCGAAAAAAACACCGCGGCATTGATATTATTTTAATTACCGCTTCAAAAGATACAGAAACAGTCGGTGAAGCAATCCGCGGCGGCGCTTTTAGCTATATCATTAAGCCAGTAATGATGAACCGCTTCATTGACACGTTAAAAAAATACCAAGCAATGGTCCATAAGCTTGATGAACAACAATTATTTGTCCAAAACGACGTCGACAATCTCTTTCCATCTACTAAAAAGGAACCAGCCGCCCAACCAAAGGAAGATAAGAAACAACTACCAAAAGGGATCGACAAATTCACATTAACGAGAATTAAAGATCAAATGGCAACAATGACCGAAAGCGTTAATGCCGATGAATGCGCCCGCCTCATCGGTGTCAGCCACTCCACCGCACGCCGCTATTTAGAATACCTCGCCTCAGAACAAATCGTAGAAATCACCCTCCAACATGGAGCTGTGGGAAGGCCTGAGCGGAGGTATCGGGTTAAGAGGTAG